The following proteins come from a genomic window of Acinonyx jubatus isolate Ajub_Pintada_27869175 chromosome C1, VMU_Ajub_asm_v1.0, whole genome shotgun sequence:
- the CC1H2orf66 gene encoding uncharacterized protein C2orf66 homolog isoform X2, which produces MLRSTMPKALLLLCAVLVLLGLVPGATVRNGEKWKPLNNPRNRELFFRTLQAYLKGRGLDLGRFPNTFSMNENPRPLSFQSELLASAFADYEEQKNSFPNYIKG; this is translated from the exons atg CTTCGTTCCACCATGCCCAAAGCACTCCTGCTGCTGTGTGCTGTCCTGGTGCTACTTGGGCTTGTGCCTGGAGCCACAGTGAGAAACGGAGAGAAATGGAAGCCGCTCAACAATCCCCGGAACAGAGAGCTG tttTTCAGAACCCTTCAGGCATATCTTAAGGGAAGAGGTCTTGATCTTGGGAGATTTCCGAACACTTTCTCCATGAATGAGAATCCCAGACCCCTCTCTTTCCAATCAGAACTTCTTGCTTCTGCATTTGCAGATTATGAGGAGCAGAAAAACTCCTTTCCTAATTACATCAAAGGCTGA
- the CC1H2orf66 gene encoding uncharacterized protein C2orf66 homolog isoform X1, producing the protein MFPLSLFTFALPSLLLPLPSPSSYPSNSSFFFSFLLVSQTIDISLILPSTQLRSTMPKALLLLCAVLVLLGLVPGATVRNGEKWKPLNNPRNRELFFRTLQAYLKGRGLDLGRFPNTFSMNENPRPLSFQSELLASAFADYEEQKNSFPNYIKG; encoded by the exons atgtttcctctttctctttttactttcgccctcccttctctcctcctccctcttccttcaccTTCCTCCTACCCCTCCaactcctccttcttcttttctttccttcttgtctctCAGACCATTGATATCTCCCTGATCCTGCCTTCCACTCAGCTTCGTTCCACCATGCCCAAAGCACTCCTGCTGCTGTGTGCTGTCCTGGTGCTACTTGGGCTTGTGCCTGGAGCCACAGTGAGAAACGGAGAGAAATGGAAGCCGCTCAACAATCCCCGGAACAGAGAGCTG tttTTCAGAACCCTTCAGGCATATCTTAAGGGAAGAGGTCTTGATCTTGGGAGATTTCCGAACACTTTCTCCATGAATGAGAATCCCAGACCCCTCTCTTTCCAATCAGAACTTCTTGCTTCTGCATTTGCAGATTATGAGGAGCAGAAAAACTCCTTTCCTAATTACATCAAAGGCTGA